Proteins from one Paenibacillus sp. J23TS9 genomic window:
- a CDS encoding glutathione peroxidase translates to MSVYTFSAATPAGKEVSLEDYKGKVLVIANTASKCGLTPQYGDLQKLYDRYQEQGLVILGFPCNQFGAQEPGSSEDAASFCQLNYGVSFPVFAKIDVNGDNAHPLFSYLKDQQPGEAESSDIQWNFTKFLVNKSGEVVARFEPKEAPEAMTGAIEQLL, encoded by the coding sequence ATGTCTGTCTATACGTTTTCAGCCGCCACTCCGGCGGGCAAGGAAGTATCTCTTGAGGATTACAAAGGGAAAGTGCTGGTCATCGCCAACACAGCGAGCAAATGTGGTTTGACGCCGCAATATGGCGATCTGCAAAAGCTTTATGACCGTTATCAGGAGCAGGGACTGGTCATTCTCGGATTTCCATGCAACCAGTTCGGAGCACAGGAACCGGGGAGCAGCGAAGATGCCGCTTCATTCTGTCAGCTGAATTATGGTGTATCCTTCCCTGTCTTTGCAAAAATTGATGTGAACGGGGATAACGCCCATCCACTCTTTAGTTACCTGAAGGATCAACAGCCCGGGGAAGCAGAGAGCAGCGATATCCAGTGGAACTTCACAAAGTTTCTGGTGAACAAGAGCGGTGAGGTTGTAGCCCGGTTTGAACCGAAGGAAGCTCCGGAGGCCATGACAGGCGCAATTGAACAGCTGCTCTAA
- a CDS encoding endospore germination permease: MQKITPRQIVLLGVTYVLNITMINLPSQMIMTAKQHAYMPYLIGGVIVLVMLFFLTRSSRRFPGQDLFQSMASRFPVIGRGIIMLYLLFFFLILVRDIRIMTDFTNVILLPITPIFIIGLCITATAIYIARGGARTVLGITELYGPIMIIIIVAMPFIVFRDFNFRFMQPSLYVDWKGVAHGSWLSFSYVGQILVLPFIFSSKDYKFKYGLYSLLLSLGILVLLVLMTLLLLGVHISGRMMYPSYELVRQLRITDFLDRFDLFLVALWYPAVLLNLAISLYVICYGLKTILPQVSGKMMAAPIGLFAYSCAFWFYQNSIQLFNFTRVWTLIGLLYILVLPLLIFAIHRPSKA, encoded by the coding sequence GTGCAAAAAATTACTCCACGCCAAATTGTGCTGCTCGGTGTCACCTATGTGCTCAATATCACCATGATCAATTTGCCGAGCCAGATGATCATGACAGCGAAACAACATGCGTACATGCCCTATTTGATCGGGGGAGTGATTGTCCTGGTCATGCTGTTTTTCCTCACACGAAGCTCACGGCGTTTTCCGGGCCAGGACTTGTTCCAATCCATGGCAAGCCGGTTTCCCGTGATCGGCAGAGGAATCATAATGCTGTATTTGCTGTTCTTTTTTTTGATCCTGGTTAGAGACATCCGTATTATGACCGATTTTACCAATGTGATTTTGCTGCCGATCACCCCCATATTCATCATCGGCTTATGCATTACGGCAACCGCCATTTACATTGCAAGAGGAGGAGCAAGAACCGTACTCGGCATTACGGAGCTATATGGACCCATCATGATTATTATCATTGTAGCCATGCCCTTCATCGTTTTCCGGGACTTCAATTTCCGCTTCATGCAGCCATCTCTCTACGTGGACTGGAAAGGCGTGGCCCATGGAAGCTGGTTATCCTTCTCTTACGTGGGGCAGATTCTGGTTCTGCCGTTTATTTTCTCCAGCAAGGATTACAAGTTTAAATACGGTCTGTATTCCCTGCTGCTGAGCCTTGGTATACTGGTGCTGTTGGTCCTGATGACTTTGCTGCTTTTAGGCGTCCATATTTCCGGAAGAATGATGTATCCCTCCTATGAATTGGTGCGCCAGCTGCGGATTACCGATTTTCTGGACCGGTTTGACCTGTTTTTGGTTGCGCTCTGGTATCCGGCGGTTCTGCTTAACCTTGCGATCAGTCTGTATGTTATCTGCTATGGCTTAAAAACCATACTCCCACAGGTATCCGGGAAAATGATGGCTGCTCCCATTGGGCTGTTTGCATACAGCTGCGCTTTTTGGTTTTATCAGAACTCTATTCAGCTGTTTAATTTCACTCGTGTGTGGACCCTGATCGGGCTGCTTTATATCCTCGTGCTGCCGCTTCTGATCTTTGCGATTCACCGCCCCTCGAAGGCCTGA
- a CDS encoding uroporphyrinogen-III synthase, producing the protein MANRLAGRTIALTGPRKAGDMVKIVEKMGGTALIRPAQGTVFLDDSKVRSDLADWIAVPPAWTILTTGMGLDALFGIAADMGVEQDYLETLQKSSIAARGYKTVNALRKRGLAPLVRDDDGSTSGLIRGLEEYELQGADVVLQLHGDPAPRLEAWLVEQGAEMRKVLPYQHIPPEPEQLEQLLNDILLQRIDAAAFTSAPQIRNLAEYARSQGHLEEMIQAFQGPVAAAAVGKMTAQALLEEGITRVVYPSEDERMGSMLVELARYFQTKDA; encoded by the coding sequence ATGGCAAATCGATTGGCAGGCAGGACGATTGCATTAACAGGCCCGCGCAAAGCGGGAGATATGGTCAAGATTGTGGAGAAAATGGGCGGTACTGCCTTGATCCGGCCGGCTCAGGGCACTGTATTTCTGGATGATTCCAAGGTTCGAAGCGACCTTGCGGATTGGATCGCGGTGCCGCCGGCATGGACGATTCTGACAACCGGTATGGGGCTGGATGCTTTATTCGGGATTGCGGCCGATATGGGCGTGGAACAGGATTATCTGGAGACGCTGCAGAAATCCTCCATAGCCGCCCGGGGCTACAAGACCGTCAATGCCCTCCGTAAAAGAGGACTTGCTCCGCTTGTCCGCGATGATGATGGCAGCACATCCGGATTAATCCGCGGTCTTGAGGAATACGAGCTTCAAGGAGCGGATGTTGTGCTTCAGCTGCACGGCGATCCGGCACCCCGGCTGGAGGCTTGGCTGGTGGAACAGGGAGCGGAAATGCGCAAGGTGCTGCCGTATCAGCATATTCCACCGGAACCTGAACAGCTTGAGCAGCTTTTGAATGATATTCTCCTGCAAAGAATCGATGCAGCTGCCTTTACAAGTGCGCCGCAGATCCGCAATCTGGCGGAGTACGCCCGCAGCCAGGGTCATCTCGAGGAAATGATTCAGGCCTTTCAAGGACCGGTTGCCGCGGCGGCTGTCGGAAAAATGACGGCCCAGGCTTTGCTGGAAGAAGGCATCACGCGGGTGGTGTATCCTTCGGAAGACGAGCGTATGGGCAGTATGCTGGTCGAGCTGGCGCGCTATTTTCAAACAAAAGATGCGTAA
- a CDS encoding Ger(x)C family spore germination protein yields the protein MKKTVIAALLVMTSIGLAGCWDRKEINDVAFVIGSAVDKEKDLYRSTLQIALPGNLGGAGSEGGGGGTEGSKSYYLESKTGVSLRNSNMEVQAGNSRTLSFAHRRTLLLGEDFARGGISPMLDQFARIPQNRLSSLVAVTSGPAYKILDAEAPMEQFPSEMIRELMNEYSKRPISLKYLANELLSDGVDVSLPYISLQEVEPEDLAKNKKNIQITGLALFKGDRLVGILKGQEAKMMNLALNQAPSPDILVPGRDGKGFITVKFMENTVKLKPVIRGNNVTMYVDILVKGSVIENNTNYTLGGGRNMGMLEDRTSKEVVTQIQSGIRLLQDRYHSDILGFGRTIQQKKPHDWERIKDHWEEIFPTVKVVVNTRIHIENIGAVDKPFGRKDKDIKK from the coding sequence ATGAAAAAGACTGTTATCGCAGCTTTGCTGGTGATGACCTCTATAGGACTGGCCGGCTGCTGGGACCGTAAGGAAATCAATGACGTCGCTTTCGTGATCGGATCAGCCGTCGATAAGGAAAAGGATCTGTACCGAAGTACCCTCCAAATCGCTTTGCCGGGAAATTTGGGGGGAGCCGGGAGTGAGGGCGGGGGCGGAGGCACCGAAGGCAGCAAATCCTATTACCTGGAGTCCAAGACGGGTGTTTCGCTGCGTAATTCAAACATGGAAGTCCAGGCAGGGAACTCCCGAACCCTGTCCTTTGCCCACCGTAGGACACTGCTGCTGGGTGAAGATTTTGCACGAGGCGGGATTAGTCCCATGCTGGATCAATTCGCCCGGATTCCTCAAAACAGGCTCTCTTCCCTGGTTGCAGTAACATCCGGACCCGCGTACAAAATTCTGGATGCCGAAGCGCCCATGGAGCAGTTCCCCAGCGAAATGATCCGGGAGCTGATGAATGAATATTCCAAAAGACCCATTTCACTCAAGTACCTGGCCAATGAGCTGCTATCCGATGGAGTGGATGTTTCCCTTCCGTATATTTCGCTGCAGGAAGTAGAACCTGAGGACCTCGCAAAGAACAAGAAAAATATACAAATTACCGGTCTTGCCTTGTTTAAGGGAGATCGATTAGTTGGCATATTGAAGGGACAGGAAGCGAAGATGATGAACCTGGCGCTGAATCAGGCGCCATCTCCGGATATTTTGGTCCCGGGAAGAGACGGGAAGGGATTTATTACGGTTAAGTTCATGGAAAATACGGTCAAGTTAAAACCAGTTATCCGTGGTAATAACGTCACCATGTATGTAGATATCCTCGTCAAGGGCTCTGTTATAGAGAACAACACCAATTACACGCTGGGCGGCGGGAGAAACATGGGTATGCTGGAGGATCGTACGAGCAAGGAAGTTGTTACGCAGATCCAATCGGGTATACGTCTGCTGCAGGATCGATATCACTCCGATATTCTGGGTTTTGGACGGACGATTCAGCAAAAAAAACCGCATGACTGGGAGCGTATCAAGGATCACTGGGAGGAGATATTTCCTACTGTCAAGGTTGTGGTCAATACCCGAATTCATATTGAAAATATCGGAGCGGTAGATAAGCCTTTTGGCAGAAAGGATAAGGATATAAAAAAATGA
- a CDS encoding ThuA domain-containing protein, with protein sequence MYNKKSILLGDYTHPKFHPLQGIDEQISHILNDVISVQCSENKNLLLLEHLKPFDLCICYFDLWDEQVSRQQTSGLLSYVSQGGGLLVLHNGLSLGNRRYELAQLMGGRFDGNGPIQPLSFRTSGEHFITEGIEPFELAEEPFQIELSPFTERKVLLEYKLGDTWHPAAWRHNYGLGRVVFFMPGHHEPTFRNPQIRQLVLQAAQWAAHLPG encoded by the coding sequence GTGTACAACAAAAAAAGCATATTGCTGGGGGACTATACCCACCCCAAATTCCATCCCCTGCAGGGGATTGACGAGCAAATCAGCCATATATTAAACGACGTGATTTCCGTCCAGTGCAGCGAGAATAAAAACCTGCTGCTGCTGGAACATTTGAAACCTTTTGACCTTTGCATCTGTTATTTCGATCTCTGGGATGAGCAGGTGTCGAGGCAGCAAACCTCGGGGCTTCTCTCCTATGTCAGCCAGGGAGGCGGGCTGCTTGTACTGCATAACGGTCTGTCTCTTGGAAACCGGCGTTATGAGCTGGCCCAGCTGATGGGAGGGCGTTTTGACGGAAATGGTCCGATTCAGCCTCTATCCTTTAGAACAAGCGGAGAGCATTTCATTACAGAAGGGATCGAGCCATTTGAGCTGGCTGAGGAGCCCTTCCAGATCGAGCTTAGCCCGTTTACGGAAAGAAAAGTGCTGCTGGAATATAAGCTGGGCGATACATGGCATCCTGCGGCTTGGAGGCATAATTACGGACTTGGAAGAGTCGTGTTTTTTATGCCCGGCCATCATGAGCCAACCTTCAGGAATCCGCAGATCAGACAGCTTGTTTTGCAGGCAGCCCAATGGGCCGCACATCTGCCGGGCTGA
- a CDS encoding LLM class flavin-dependent oxidoreductase, with translation MIKLSILDQSTISEGSSPVEALAQTGRMAQEAERMGYNRFWVSEHHFSPNLAGSSPEVLISHLAAVTSTIRVGSGGVMLPHYSSYKVAENFRVLEGLYPGRIDLGLGRAPGGMPLATRALQEGKMRNVDRYAEQIADLSAYLTDTLSPGHPLAGLVATPLVKTIPEMWMLGSSGGSAGIAAQQGTGFAFAQFINGSGGADVMRWYQENFRPSVVLNKPRSLLAIFAVCAETEEEANRLASSMDLSLLMLEKGGTSGGTPSIERALNYSYSPYDRMRMQENRKRMIVGSPEQIKRKIESLCEEYRTEEVMIASIIHRFEDKVKSFRLIAEAFGISKKTRAIKS, from the coding sequence ATGATAAAGCTTAGCATTTTGGATCAATCGACCATCTCCGAGGGAAGTTCACCGGTGGAGGCATTGGCGCAAACCGGTAGAATGGCTCAGGAAGCCGAACGTATGGGCTATAACCGCTTCTGGGTTTCAGAGCATCACTTTTCTCCCAACCTCGCAGGGTCAAGCCCAGAGGTTCTGATCTCCCATCTGGCCGCCGTCACTTCCACGATCCGCGTCGGCTCCGGCGGTGTCATGCTGCCGCATTACAGCTCCTATAAGGTTGCGGAAAATTTTCGCGTTTTGGAAGGCTTGTACCCGGGAAGAATTGATCTTGGGCTTGGCCGCGCTCCAGGCGGCATGCCGCTCGCAACTCGGGCTCTGCAGGAGGGGAAGATGCGGAATGTGGACCGTTATGCGGAGCAGATTGCTGATTTGAGTGCCTATCTGACAGATACCCTAAGCCCAGGGCATCCGCTTGCGGGACTTGTCGCTACGCCGCTCGTCAAAACCATTCCGGAAATGTGGATGCTCGGATCCAGCGGCGGCAGTGCAGGCATTGCGGCACAGCAGGGCACAGGCTTTGCGTTCGCACAATTTATCAATGGCTCAGGCGGGGCAGATGTGATGCGCTGGTATCAGGAAAACTTCAGACCTTCTGTAGTTTTGAATAAACCGAGATCGCTGCTGGCCATTTTTGCGGTTTGCGCTGAAACCGAGGAAGAGGCGAACCGTTTGGCCTCCAGTATGGACCTGTCATTGCTGATGCTGGAGAAGGGTGGGACTTCTGGAGGTACACCTTCCATCGAAAGAGCCTTGAATTATTCATATTCACCGTACGACCGGATGCGTATGCAGGAGAACCGCAAGCGGATGATTGTGGGATCTCCTGAACAGATCAAACGGAAGATTGAAAGTTTATGCGAGGAATACCGTACGGAAGAAGTGATGATCGCCAGCATCATCCACCGTTTTGAGGATAAGGTTAAATCATTCCGTCTGATCGCTGAAGCCTTCGGAATTTCAAAAAAAACGCGGGCAATCAAGTCGTAA
- a CDS encoding DEAD/DEAH box helicase: MPNFSELGIQEQWVKTLKENGITVPTPVQEETIPLLLAERDVIARARTGTGKTLAFLLPMMQKLDPSRAFPQALIIAPTRELALQITEEARKLSRGTELRILAVYGGQDVDKQLRKLEGGRHLIIGTPGRLNDHLRRGTLELGGVKTLVLDEADQMLHMGFLDEVETLIQALPYKRQTLLFSATMPSEVKQLASFYTRDAEDVTIKVENSPVPLKHIRQLVVEVSDRNKQQALISMIESNKPYLAIIFCRTKRRASTLNAALLESGYASDELHGDLSQAKREQVMKRFREAKLQLLVATDVAARGLDVEGVTHVFNYDIPLEVDSYIHRIGRTGRAGEKGMAITFVAPRDKGELQRIEQGIQFAIERSHYEKSGEIVENRGASRSSAAGRSSRNEKDGRRGEGRVPGGRRGEGRTSTGGRRGEGRTSTGGRRDEGRASEGRPGQGRSRRDDKPQASSSRTGGEGRGGSNRGSSGSRGQGRGESPAQGRGGRGSASGRRGGPGRRS, encoded by the coding sequence TTGCCAAATTTTTCAGAGCTAGGCATACAAGAGCAGTGGGTAAAAACGCTGAAGGAGAACGGAATTACCGTACCAACTCCGGTGCAGGAGGAGACGATTCCGCTGCTGCTGGCAGAACGGGACGTGATTGCCCGCGCTCGGACAGGAACGGGTAAAACGCTCGCGTTTTTACTGCCAATGATGCAGAAGCTGGATCCAAGCCGCGCTTTTCCTCAGGCACTGATTATCGCGCCTACACGTGAGCTGGCGCTGCAAATTACGGAAGAGGCGCGGAAGCTGTCCCGTGGAACAGAACTGCGCATTCTGGCGGTATATGGAGGCCAGGACGTGGACAAGCAGCTGCGCAAGCTTGAAGGCGGACGGCATTTAATCATCGGAACACCAGGGCGTCTGAACGACCATTTGCGCCGCGGCACGCTTGAGCTGGGCGGCGTAAAGACGCTGGTGCTCGATGAAGCGGATCAAATGCTGCATATGGGCTTCCTCGACGAGGTGGAAACGCTGATCCAGGCTCTGCCGTACAAGCGTCAGACACTGCTCTTTAGTGCAACAATGCCATCTGAAGTTAAGCAGTTAGCGTCATTCTATACCCGGGATGCTGAGGACGTAACCATCAAGGTGGAAAATTCACCTGTACCGTTAAAGCATATCCGTCAGCTTGTGGTAGAGGTCTCGGACCGCAATAAACAACAGGCTCTCATATCCATGATTGAGTCGAACAAGCCTTACCTGGCTATCATTTTCTGCCGTACAAAGCGCCGGGCCTCAACGCTCAATGCCGCGCTGCTGGAATCGGGCTATGCATCGGATGAGCTGCATGGAGACTTGTCGCAAGCGAAGCGCGAACAGGTCATGAAGCGTTTCCGCGAAGCCAAGCTTCAGCTTCTGGTTGCGACGGATGTGGCGGCAAGAGGTTTGGACGTGGAAGGCGTTACTCATGTATTCAACTACGACATTCCGCTTGAGGTGGACAGCTATATTCACCGGATTGGCCGCACAGGGCGCGCCGGGGAGAAGGGGATGGCGATTACGTTTGTCGCCCCGAGAGATAAGGGTGAGCTGCAGCGTATTGAGCAGGGAATTCAGTTCGCCATCGAGCGCAGCCATTACGAAAAGTCCGGCGAGATCGTGGAGAACAGGGGTGCATCTCGTTCATCCGCTGCAGGCAGAAGCAGCCGTAATGAAAAGGATGGCCGTCGTGGTGAAGGACGTGTGCCTGGCGGCCGCCGAGGCGAAGGGCGTACATCCACGGGAGGCCGTCGTGGTGAAGGGCGGACATCAACCGGGGGCCGCCGTGATGAAGGACGGGCCAGCGAAGGTCGTCCAGGTCAGGGACGCTCCCGCCGGGATGACAAGCCACAGGCTTCTTCTTCCCGCACGGGTGGGGAAGGACGCGGAGGCTCCAATCGCGGGTCCTCCGGCAGCCGCGGTCAAGGCCGCGGCGAATCACCGGCACAGGGCCGGGGTGGGCGTGGTTCCGCTTCTGGACGCCGGGGCGGTCCAGGCCGGAGATCATAG
- a CDS encoding phasin family protein: MSDLLKKAISLGWGLTIVSKEKIEKTVDDLVKRGELAPTESKDLIDRLVERGEEEKSQFKDFLREQVQRILTELHVPSENDVASLEQRIASLENRIAELESGDGEKGPEQVIETDIV; this comes from the coding sequence ATGAGTGATCTGTTGAAAAAAGCAATCTCGTTAGGATGGGGTTTAACCATTGTCAGCAAGGAGAAAATCGAGAAAACCGTCGATGATCTGGTCAAGCGGGGGGAACTCGCTCCTACGGAATCAAAGGATTTGATCGACCGGCTTGTGGAGCGCGGCGAAGAAGAAAAGTCCCAATTCAAAGACTTTTTGCGGGAGCAAGTCCAGCGTATTTTAACAGAGCTTCATGTGCCTTCCGAAAATGATGTAGCCAGCCTGGAACAGCGAATTGCATCCTTGGAAAACCGTATTGCGGAACTCGAATCGGGCGACGGGGAAAAGGGTCCGGAACAGGTCATCGAAACGGACATCGTATAA
- a CDS encoding AarF/ABC1/UbiB kinase family protein: MAVRIRHTGRYREIAMALMRHGFGYMAEELGLFQVLSLPRRWVTHETPETKTLGERIRLVLEDLGPTFVKLGQLASTRSDLLPDSIIQELVKLQDQVPPFSSGDARSILEEDLDAPVEDMFSWFDDNPVAAASIGQVHLGRLKSGEEVAIKIQRPGALQTITRDLSILRDLTMLAEKRWVWAKRYQMVRLVEEFSKSMLAEMDYSREGRNTEKIALQFQNDSHIFIPAIYWQYTSSRVLTMEYVEGVTLSQREKLEESGFDLQDIAKRFVNGMLHQMFIEGFFHADPHPGNLLIRKDGSLAFLDFGMVGRLSEDMKDHLSELIIALMRKNTDSMIRAILRLGLLPEDHDMDALHRDLDVLRDEYYDIPFAEIGIGRALNDLFGVAQRHAIVMPPDLTLLGKALLTMEGVIQKLDPALSIIDMAEPFGRKLVKERFSTRRLRSKLLGGASGLAEALLELPSHARQLSALISKGKLKVEINVPELESLMKKLDQISNRLSFSIVLLAFSIIMVGLIIGSSLNRQSSILWHFPVIGIGFGVAFFMVLWLLFAIFKSGKF, from the coding sequence ATGGCTGTACGCATCAGGCATACCGGACGCTACCGGGAGATCGCCATGGCGCTCATGCGTCATGGCTTTGGCTACATGGCGGAGGAATTGGGGCTGTTCCAGGTGCTATCCCTTCCCCGGCGCTGGGTCACGCATGAGACGCCTGAAACCAAAACGCTTGGGGAACGCATTCGTCTGGTACTGGAGGATCTCGGTCCAACGTTCGTGAAGCTCGGGCAGCTTGCGAGTACGCGTTCCGATCTGCTGCCGGATTCAATCATTCAGGAGCTCGTCAAGCTGCAGGATCAGGTTCCACCGTTCTCTTCGGGTGATGCCCGAAGCATTCTGGAGGAGGACTTGGACGCTCCGGTAGAAGACATGTTCTCCTGGTTTGACGATAACCCGGTGGCTGCCGCATCTATCGGGCAAGTACATCTCGGCAGGCTGAAATCCGGGGAAGAGGTCGCGATTAAAATCCAGCGTCCCGGCGCGCTGCAGACCATTACCCGCGACCTGAGCATTTTGCGGGATTTGACCATGCTCGCGGAGAAACGCTGGGTATGGGCTAAGCGTTATCAGATGGTCAGGCTTGTCGAGGAATTTTCCAAATCCATGCTGGCGGAAATGGATTACAGCCGGGAAGGCCGCAACACGGAAAAAATTGCGCTGCAATTCCAGAACGATTCCCATATTTTTATCCCAGCAATCTATTGGCAGTATACCTCTTCTCGCGTCTTGACGATGGAATATGTGGAGGGCGTGACGCTCAGCCAGCGGGAGAAGCTCGAGGAAAGCGGCTTCGACCTGCAGGATATTGCAAAGCGGTTCGTAAATGGCATGCTGCATCAGATGTTCATTGAGGGCTTCTTCCATGCGGATCCGCATCCGGGCAATTTGCTTATTCGTAAGGATGGCAGCCTGGCCTTCCTGGACTTCGGCATGGTCGGACGGCTTAGTGAAGACATGAAAGATCATTTATCCGAACTGATTATCGCGCTCATGCGTAAAAATACCGACAGTATGATCCGGGCGATTCTTCGCCTCGGTCTGCTGCCTGAAGATCATGATATGGATGCTCTTCACAGGGACCTGGATGTCCTGCGTGACGAATACTATGACATTCCTTTTGCCGAGATCGGCATTGGCAGGGCGCTGAATGATCTGTTTGGAGTCGCCCAGCGGCATGCAATCGTGATGCCTCCGGATTTGACACTTCTTGGCAAGGCGCTGCTGACCATGGAAGGGGTCATCCAAAAGCTGGATCCCGCACTCAGCATCATTGATATGGCGGAGCCCTTTGGCCGAAAGCTTGTCAAGGAGCGGTTCAGCACCCGCCGTTTGCGCAGCAAGCTGCTGGGAGGTGCAAGCGGGCTGGCCGAGGCTCTGCTAGAACTGCCTTCACATGCGAGGCAGCTGTCAGCCTTGATCAGCAAGGGAAAGCTCAAAGTAGAGATCAACGTGCCTGAATTGGAATCGCTGATGAAGAAGCTGGATCAAATCAGCAACAGGCTTTCCTTCAGCATTGTGCTGCTGGCTTTTAGTATTATTATGGTGGGACTGATTATCGGATCATCGCTGAACCGTCAGTCTTCCATCCTGTGGCATTTCCCGGTTATCGGCATCGGGTTTGGTGTCGCGTTTTTCATGGTGCTATGGCTGCTGTTCGCCATTTTTAAATCGGGAAAATTTTAA
- a CDS encoding DUF2062 domain-containing protein — protein sequence MTKKRKKHNVFHKFSRKLKFNMIKLFRSPGGVRKVSLGFALGFGLEMIVISTGSLVYLIFYPTVRLAGGSLPAAIIGNVIGKLTFLPIVLLPFAKKIGEWFFPKKMIDVPMEEHAWRNLLHGDFTIFKHLLQGGLHVLIGMSVFGLVLGVISYFVVQYFYNQRKKHRLAKRAGASL from the coding sequence ATGACAAAGAAACGTAAAAAGCATAACGTATTCCATAAATTTTCCCGGAAACTCAAGTTTAATATGATTAAACTGTTCCGCTCCCCGGGAGGTGTGAGAAAAGTATCTCTCGGCTTTGCGCTCGGGTTCGGGCTGGAGATGATCGTGATCTCGACCGGCTCCTTGGTATATCTGATTTTTTATCCTACCGTCAGACTGGCTGGAGGATCACTCCCCGCCGCGATTATCGGCAACGTGATCGGCAAGCTGACGTTCCTGCCTATTGTTCTTCTTCCTTTTGCAAAAAAAATCGGCGAATGGTTCTTCCCGAAAAAAATGATCGATGTGCCTATGGAGGAGCATGCATGGCGTAATTTGCTGCACGGGGACTTTACGATCTTCAAGCATTTGCTGCAGGGTGGCCTGCATGTGCTGATCGGCATGTCGGTGTTCGGCCTGGTGCTAGGCGTCATTTCATACTTCGTTGTCCAGTATTTCTACAATCAGCGAAAAAAGCATCGTCTGGCGAAAAGGGCAGGCGCATCGCTCTAA